In Uloborus diversus isolate 005 unplaced genomic scaffold, Udiv.v.3.1 scaffold_1254, whole genome shotgun sequence, one genomic interval encodes:
- the LOC129232542 gene encoding mucolipin-3-like, with product MDATGSKRPRSHGITDKQPFVSPYVEISGDSCENANCSHLPSRAGSVNSFLQEAEIISPASEIRTTKAHDLMRKKLRYFFMNPIQKWRAKGRFPWKLCLQVVKIVVATAQLILFGLHSYRYVRQHLDMTTALSRILLKDWAADVTVYPPSSGPYAVYTIPGFYENIDNIIRQFSKISSMSIAPYSYDSANGSLTSLFFCAKQYNGELYPENSTIEIHDLPQEHCETIPPLYPANSPLWDTFSLEDYLNQTDFSLNFRMLVNAQLRFKLRTVFIKSMTKLDVPECYQLHIIITYDNSEHDGQVLISMKIHSTQVLCHIDSKVPDKGENASYLGRQVLNSFVILLCLVSVILCVRSLFRGYMLGRETVKFFKSYFSKDIPTWEFIDFLDFWYINIVISDIMLIFGSLIKLQIEEKSAHRSEFSKCTILLGVGNLLIWVGLLRYLGFFPKYNMLILTVKRALPNVMRFTLCAVLLYLGFCFCGWLVLSPYHIKFETLSRTSECLFAVMNGDDMFATFALVDTGNHLIWWFSRFYLYLFLLLFVYVVISLFISVIMDTFETIKFTYMHGTPPQTVVEFFLSAESSSVFSNEEEMDELELPETSSLVHLWFKFKSYFQYRFRL from the coding sequence ATGGATGCTACAGGTAGCAAACGACCTCGTAGCCATGGAATAACAGACAAGCAACCTTTTGTATCTCCCTATGTTGAAATCTCAGGGGACAGTTGTGAAAATGCAAACTGTTCTCATTTGCCTTCAAGGGCAGGATCCGTCAACAGTTTTCTTCAAGAAGCGGAAATCATATCGCCAGCATCCGAAATTCGTACAACGAAAGCTCATGATCTTATGCGAAAAAAATTACGATACTTTTTTATGAACCCGATCCAAAAATGGAGAGCGAAAGGCCGTTTTCCGTGGAAACTTTGTTTGCAAGTTGTAAAAATAGTCGTCGCAACTGCGCAGCTGATATTATTCGGCTTGCATAGTTACAGGTATGTTAGACAACATCTTGATATGACAACGGCCCTGAGTCGTATTTTATTGAAAGATTGGGCTGCCGATGTAACTGTGTATCCTCCTAGTAGTGGACCCTATGCTGTTTACACTATTCCCGGCTTTTATGAGAACATCGATAACATTATtagacaattttcaaaaattagttcaATGTCCATAGCTCCTTATTCTTACGATTCTGCAAATGGATCtttaacttctttgtttttttgtGCTAAACAATACAATGGTGAGCTCTATCCTGAAAACTCGACCATAGAAATACATGATTTACCTCAAGAACATTGTGAAACAATCCCACCTTTATACCCAGCTAACAGTCCTTTATGGGATACATTTTCATTAGAGGATTATTTAAATCAGACTGATTTCTCATTGAATTTTAGGATGCTGGTAAATGCTCAGCTACGTTTCAAGTTACGGACTGTGTTTATTAAATCCATGACAAAGTTGGATGTTCCTGAATGTTATCAACTCCACATAATCATTACATATGATAACAGCGAACATGATGGTCAAGTTTTAATATCCATGAAAATACACTCAACGCAAGTGTTGTGTCACATTGATTCCAAAGTACCAGATAAAGGAGAAAATGCCAGTTACCTGGGAAGACAAGTTTTAAACAGTTTCGTAATACTCTTATGCTTGGTTTCTGTTATCTTGTGTGTCAGATCTTTGTTCCGTGGATACATGCTAGGGCGTGAAACTGTAAAGTTTTTCAAATCTTATTTTAGCAAAGACATACCAACCTGGGAGTTTATCGATTTTCTAGATTTTTGGTACATCAATATTGTGATAAGTGACATTATGCTTATTTTTGGATCATTGATTAAGttacaaattgaagaaaaaagtgCTCACCGCAGTGAATTTTCCAAATGTACAATTCTTCTTGGTGTTGGAAATTTGCTCATATGGGTTGGGTTGTTACGATATTTAGGCTTCTTTCCTAAATACAATATGCTCATTCTGACCGTGAAAAGGGCTTTGCCAAACGTTATGCGCTTTACTCTCTGTGCTGTGTTGTTATATTTGGGGTTTTGTTTTTGCGGGTGGTTGGTTCTATCGCCATATCACATCAAATTTGAAACGTTGAGCAGAACATCTGAATGTTTATTTGCCGTCATGAATGGTGATGATATGTTTGCTACTTTTGCCCTGGTGGATACAGGAAATCATTTGATTTGGTGGTTTAgtcgtttttatttatatttattcctCTTGTTATTTGTATATGTTGTTATATCCCTATTTATTTCTGTGATAATGGATACATTTGAAACTATTAAGTTTACATATATGCATGGTACTCCCCCTCAAACGGTGGTGGAGTTTTTCCTTTCTGCAGAATCAAGCTCagtattttcaaatgaagaagagatGGATGAATTAGAGCTTCCAGAAACAAGTTCTTTAGTGCACTTGTGGTTCAAGTTCAAATCATACTTTCAGTATCGTTTCcgtttgtaa